The sequence below is a genomic window from Sulfuracidifex metallicus DSM 6482 = JCM 9184.
GGATACCTTTCCCACTACTGTAAAGATCTATCATCTCCTATTAATTTCGCTTCCTAACCTTTTAAATATAGGTCTACCACGCGGAAGAGTCCAACGTAATCGAGTTTAAAGCCCACGCAGCTTCACGCATCGATATAACACCAATTACCTTACCTTGGTTGTCCACGACAACCAAGTGCCTTATTCCCTCATTATTCATCAACAAAATTGCTTCAGACACGTCCTTATCAGCTTGAATTGTAACGACTCCTTGAGTCATGACCGTCGATACTTTCTCATCTAGTCCAACCCCATCTGCAACGGCTCTTATTACGTCCCTTTCAGTGAAGAAACCTACGGGGTTCCCTCCATCCTCAACTAGCAATGAACCTACTCCCTCCTTTTTCATTATGATGCAAGCTTCCCTTATGGAGGAATCGGGGGTAACCTTAACAGGTTTTCTTTTTATAAGTTCTCCCACATCCATTAATAATCATCTGATCATATACATATTTAAAACCTATTCTGGTATTGTGTCAATCTCTAAAAGCTGATGTAGCGGTCTCCGAGATCTGATGAATATTATTTTTATAAAAGTTCTGTATACATACTGTTTAAATCTCACTCTCTAGCTGGATTGGATGAGGAATGATATACTGTTACGCTGGTAAGATGAACTCCCTAGTGAGTGTCTCATAGCATGTGTACCTTATTTTGAACCACTTAAATCTATGATATATAATGTCATTTAATCGTTATATTCAGTATAATCTTATGATATGAACTAGAACCTCATATTTATAAATTAGTTTTCAAAAAGACTAACGTGAAAATAGCGTTAATATATTACGGTGGTCAATATAATCATCTAATATTGAAGAACCTGAAGTACCTAGGAGTTGAAGCCGCTGTGTTTTCCACCGATAGACCAGTGGAAGAGCTGAATTCTTTTGACGGGATAATTTTCAGCGGCGGGCCATTCTCAGTGAAAGATGAGATCTCCAAGATGGGGAATTCCCCCTTGTATGTGAAAGAGACACATATACCTAAGCTAGGTATATGTCTAGGTCATCAGCTCATCTCATATGTCTTAGGAGGCAAGGTGAAGAAGGCAACTTCACCAGAATATGGTTTAATCAAGGTGGAAATACAAGACAATGATACCATACTCTCGGGATTCCCCAAAGAGTTCAATGCGTGGGAGAGTCACTGGGACGAGGTGATAGAACCACCGAGTGGTTTCAAGGTGCTAGCATCAAGCCATTACTCTAAAGTACAAGCTATAGTAAACCATGACAATACAGTATTTGGGGTACAATTTCACCCGGAAGTTAAACATACTGAGAACGGTACTCTAGTATTTAAGAACTTCATCTCAGCAATTAAGAAGTAATGCTCGATTCCTTTCTTGTGGAAAAATTACTCTCGTTCCTGAAGGAGGATGCCTATCCTGATGACATCACAGGTAGGCTTGCTTCAGGTATTAATTCAGTAGCGCAATTGAGACTAAAGGAAGAAGGCGTGCTTTGTGGAGTTAGAGTGGTAATACCTTTCTTAAAATACATGGGATTACAAGTGAGGAATTACAGGGAAGATGGCTCCAAGGTTAAGAGGGACGATATAGTACTAACTTTTGAAGGAGACGGAGAGGTAGTTCTAGCAGTAGAGAGGACTGTACTAAACGTGATCTCCAGACTATCTGGTGTATCAACTGCAACCAAGTTAATGGTAGAGAATGCCAGGGAAGTTAATCAACATGTGAGAATAGCCGGGACTAGAAAAACTACCCCTGGCTTTAGGGATCTAGAAAAATACGCTATAGAAGTTGGTGGAGGAGATCCTCATAGGTTAGGGTTATTTGACGCAGTTT
It includes:
- a CDS encoding GMP synthase subunit A, coding for MKIALIYYGGQYNHLILKNLKYLGVEAAVFSTDRPVEELNSFDGIIFSGGPFSVKDEISKMGNSPLYVKETHIPKLGICLGHQLISYVLGGKVKKATSPEYGLIKVEIQDNDTILSGFPKEFNAWESHWDEVIEPPSGFKVLASSHYSKVQAIVNHDNTVFGVQFHPEVKHTENGTLVFKNFISAIKK
- a CDS encoding CBS domain-containing protein, with product MDVGELIKRKPVKVTPDSSIREACIIMKKEGVGSLLVEDGGNPVGFFTERDVIRAVADGVGLDEKVSTVMTQGVVTIQADKDVSEAILLMNNEGIRHLVVVDNQGKVIGVISMREAAWALNSITLDSSAW
- the nadC gene encoding carboxylating nicotinate-nucleotide diphosphorylase, whose translation is MLDSFLVEKLLSFLKEDAYPDDITGRLASGINSVAQLRLKEEGVLCGVRVVIPFLKYMGLQVRNYREDGSKVKRDDIVLTFEGDGEVVLAVERTVLNVISRLSGVSTATKLMVENAREVNQHVRIAGTRKTTPGFRDLEKYAIEVGGGDPHRLGLFDAVLIKDNHISLLGGVSESIRKAKSISSFTKKIEVEVSSLEDAMKAYREGVDAILLDNMTPQEVREVVQELKGKVILEASGNITPDNVRAYASTGVDVISSGFITHSSKALDMSLDVFRF